CGCGTCGGTTTCGTGTACCGCGTCGATTAGCGAGGACAAAAAGTCCGGGTGGCTGCTGTTGCACACGTACTGGGCGCCCATATCGCGCAACAGTTTCTCTTGTTCGTCTCGGCGCACAATATTGACCAGCGCTACGCCATCGGCCTGACATATGCGATTCAGCATCAGTCCAAGATTAGACGCGGCGGCCGTGTGAACGAGCGCCGTATGCCCTTCAAGTCGCATTGTCTCCAAAAAGGACAGCGCGGTGAGCGGGTTGACAAAACTCGAGGCACCATCGCGGGGCGTATGTTCAGGTAAAAGCGGCATACAGTGACTGGCAGCCAAGCATCGATACTGGCTGTACATGCCACCGCCCATCACCGCAACCACTTTGCCCAGCAGCGCCTGCGCCGCAGAATCGGCACCGGCCGCGACCACCGTGCCCGCGCCCTCATTGCCGACCGGTAAGGACTGACCTAGACGGGCTTTCATCACACGCAAACCAGGCTCAGGAACCGGGGCCTCCATAACGACACTCTCGCCTTCACCATGTGAAGTCGCTCGGGCGATATCGGACCAGCCAAACATGACACCCAAATCGGAGGGATTAATGGGCGACGCCTCGACTCGCACCAGTACCTGATCGGGTTTGGGGACAGGAAGCGGCGCTTTGGCCAGTGATAGGCGCAACGTACCGTCGTCCGATACGGTGGAGAACATTTGCAGATGGTGTGAGGGTAATGACATGCTATTCTCCTGCGCGAGGGAAGCGATGTAGCGTCCCGGTTCTGGGAAATTTGTCGAATTGTTGCTCGTCAGTGTAATCGATTTCGTATTCAGACGATATGGGGTGATCGTCCTCACGATGCCTACCACACAAACGTCGTTCGTTGGCCTATCGTGATATGCGTTACACTGTTTTAATTGGCTTCGCCCGACCATACGTTCGAACGGATAGTTATGACGTCCTCCTCCCCCATCACCACACAGCGCTACTTAACTTTGCCCGATGCGTTTTACGAACGTATTCGACCCGCCCCCGTGCGGGATCCAAGTATGCGACTCAATGCACGTGTTGCTGCAGAGTATGGTCTGTCACTAGATTGGTTGAGTGGCGACCATGCATTGAAGGAACTGAGCGGCAATGTCGACGCCGCGGTGCCATCACTTGCGATGGCCTACGGCGGCCATCAATTTGGGCAATGGGTACCTCTGCTAGGCGATGGCCGAGCGCACATGCTGGGCCAACTGACCACAGACGCGGGAGACACGCTTGACGTTCAACTCAAAGGGTCGGGTCGGACGCGATTCTCTCGCGGCGGTGACGGACGCGCAACGCTGAGCGCGATGCTACGCGAACACCTGATCGGCGAAGCGATGGCGGGCCTCAACATTCCAACGACACGCTCGCTGGCCGTGATTAATACCGGCGAGCATGTGCTGCGTGACGCGCCGGAGCCAGGGGCCATCAGTGTGCGCCTGGCGCGCAGCCATTTGCGTGTCGGTACATTCGAATACGCTCGTGATTCCCTGTCCCTCAGCGAACTGCGCGCCTTGACGGAATTCTTAATTAGTGATCAATATGCCTCGGTTGCAACAGTGGAACAGCCGGCGCTGGCCCTGCTGGAAGCGGTGAGCCAACGTCAAGCGAAGCTCATTGCCCAATGG
This region of Pseudomonadota bacterium genomic DNA includes:
- a CDS encoding zinc-binding dehydrogenase; its protein translation is MSLPSHHLQMFSTVSDDGTLRLSLAKAPLPVPKPDQVLVRVEASPINPSDLGVMFGWSDIARATSHGEGESVVMEAPVPEPGLRVMKARLGQSLPVGNEGAGTVVAAGADSAAQALLGKVVAVMGGGMYSQYRCLAASHCMPLLPEHTPRDGASSFVNPLTALSFLETMRLEGHTALVHTAAASNLGLMLNRICQADGVALVNIVRRDEQEKLLRDMGAQYVCNSSHPDFLSSLIDAVHETDATLAFDATGGGRLASDILTAMEQAAARTPGAYSIYGSTHHKQVYLYGGLDTSQTVLSRGYGMAWGVGGWLLPNFLAKVGMDVGNRLRERVVKELRTTFASHYTDEISLIEALDADIVRRYNAKTTGEKFLICPQHHA